DNA sequence from the Pseudoglutamicibacter cumminsii genome:
TCACCTGTGGCCTATCGCTGGTCACCCTGAACAGCAGCAAGCTGGAACCAGGCGTCCAGGCGCCAGGCGTTGACAAGCTCATGGACGCCATGATCTATGGAAAGCAGGAGAAGGGCACCGTCAAAGACAACGAGCTTGGCAACTTCTTGCCAAACAACAAGCCGTTGCGTATTGACTACGAGATCACCCAAGACAACATCAAGATCGAGGTATCGGCGCGATAACCCGCCACCACAGCTCACCTCGCTCACACCCAACGGAGGCCGCGGCATCGCATCGATCCGCGGCCTCCGTTACATCAGATCCCTGCAACGAGGTCCATACAGTTAGACTCACCCTTATGTCAGCCGCACTCCCTAAAGACCCCATCGCATCCGCCCAAGCCAACTGGGAGAAATCCGGATGGGGCGAGGTCTCCGAACCCATGGCGACCGTCACCAGCATCGTCCGCGCCAACCAAATCCTCACCGGCCGCGCCGAAGCCCTGCTGCGCCCGTTCGACCTCACCTTCGCGCGGTACGAAATGCTCATGGTCCTGCGCTTCGCACGCCGCCCCATGGCGATGTCCAAGGCCTCACGCGTGCTGCAAGTGCACCCCACATCGGTCACCGCGGCGGCAGAGCGGCTCGAACG
Encoded proteins:
- a CDS encoding MarR family winged helix-turn-helix transcriptional regulator translates to MSAALPKDPIASAQANWEKSGWGEVSEPMATVTSIVRANQILTGRAEALLRPFDLTFARYEMLMVLRFARRPMAMSKASRVLQVHPTSVTAAAERLERDGLITKTPSPDDARTVLLAITEAGRELSEETTQILNRELFAQTGFTQREITTLNRILRKFRQKNGDFAEPLG